DNA sequence from the Candidatus Neomarinimicrobiota bacterium genome:
ACAATAGATAGGAGTTAAACGAAAATGGCACTCAAGATTAAGCCTTTAGCTGACCGTGTAGTTGTTGAGCCCGCCGAGGCGGAAGATGTTTCCTCAGGCGGTATTATTCTACCCGATACAGCGCAAGAAAAGCCCCAGCAGGGGAAAGTGATGGCTGTTGGTCCCGGTAAGGTTAGTGATGCCGGAAATCTCATCAAACCTTCAGTGAAGACAGGTGATAAAGTTCTATATGGTAAATACTCTGGAACTGAAGTTACAGTAGATAGCACTGAATATGTCATCATGAAAGAGAGCGATATCCTCGCAATCTTATAGCATAATCATAGTCAATTGAATAAGGAGATTGAGTAATGGCGAAACAGATTGAGTTCAATGCCGAAGCGCGATCCAAGCTCAAGGCCGGTGTAGACAAGCTCGCCGATGCGGTGAAGGTTACTCTCGGACCGAGAGGTCGCAATGTCGTCATTGAAAAGAAGTTCGGTGCTCCTACATCCACCAAAGACGGTGTTACGGTGGCGAAGGAAGTAGAACTTGAAAATAATGTAGAGAATATGGGTGCTCAGATGGTGAAGGAAGTAGCTTCCAAGACATCCGACGTGGCCGGTGACGGCACCACCACCGCTACCTTGTTCGCGCAGGCGATTATCCGTGAAGGGATGAAGAACGTTACGGCCGGTGCGAATCCCATGGAGATCAAGCGCGGTATCGATGCTGCTGTGTCAGTAGTAGTGGAAGAGCTGAAGAGTCAGAGCCGCGACCTTCCGGGAAAAACTGAAATTGCCCAGGTCGCGTCCATCTCCGCCAACAACGATGTGGAGATCGGAGACCTCATCGCCGATGCTATGGAGAAAGTCGGCAAGGACGGCGTCATCACTGTGGAAGAGGCTAAGTCGACTGAAACTTCCCTCGAAGTTGTGGAAGGAATGCAGTTCGACCGCGGCTACTTATCGCCCTACTTCGTGACCGATTCGGAAAACATGGAAGCGATCCTCGACGATCCCAGCATCCTTATCCATGACAAGAAGATTAGTAATATGAAAGATCTTCTGCCGATTCTTGAGAAGAGCTCCCAGGCTGGCAAGAGTATGCTGATTATTGCCGAAGATGTGGAAGGCGAGGCGCTTGCTACGCTGGTAGTGAACAAGCTGCGCGGTACACTGAAGGTCGCTGCCGTCAAGGCACCGGGATTTGGTGACCGTCGCAAGTCGATGCTCCAGGATGTAGCTGTCCTGACAGGTGGGACGGTTATCTCCGAGGAACAGGGCTACAAGCTGGAAAATGCCACGCTCTCGTATCTCGGTAACGCCAAACGGATTGTCATCGACAA
Encoded proteins:
- the groL gene encoding chaperonin GroEL (60 kDa chaperone family; promotes refolding of misfolded polypeptides especially under stressful conditions; forms two stacked rings of heptamers to form a barrel-shaped 14mer; ends can be capped by GroES; misfolded proteins enter the barrel where they are refolded when GroES binds) codes for the protein MAKQIEFNAEARSKLKAGVDKLADAVKVTLGPRGRNVVIEKKFGAPTSTKDGVTVAKEVELENNVENMGAQMVKEVASKTSDVAGDGTTTATLFAQAIIREGMKNVTAGANPMEIKRGIDAAVSVVVEELKSQSRDLPGKTEIAQVASISANNDVEIGDLIADAMEKVGKDGVITVEEAKSTETSLEVVEGMQFDRGYLSPYFVTDSENMEAILDDPSILIHDKKISNMKDLLPILEKSSQAGKSMLIIAEDVEGEALATLVVNKLRGTLKVAAVKAPGFGDRRKSMLQDVAVLTGGTVISEEQGYKLENATLSYLGNAKRIVIDKDNTTIVSGAGETDMIKARINEIKVQIDKSTSDYDKEKLQERLAKLSGGVAVLNVGAATEVEMKEKKARVEDALHATRAAVEEGIVPGGGVALLRTLGKVEKMKLSDEQMVGARIVLRALEEPMRHIVQNAGHEPSIVVQNVKEGKGDYGFDAFSETYVQMFDAGIIDPTKVTRVAIQNASSIAGLMLTTEALVAEIPEKDPPMPMPPGGDMGGMGGMM
- the groES gene encoding co-chaperone GroES, translated to MALKIKPLADRVVVEPAEAEDVSSGGIILPDTAQEKPQQGKVMAVGPGKVSDAGNLIKPSVKTGDKVLYGKYSGTEVTVDSTEYVIMKESDILAIL